The region AAGGGGTGTTACGTGGAGTGAGGGGTTGTGTGAGCCAGGCTTGAGCGAAAGCCGGCCGAACGCTGGCCTGCGTGTGTCACCAGACACGTCCTGACccgctctgggcctcagctttctcatctgcgAGTGGAGGCAGCTGGCTTAGCTGATCTGGTGAGTTCCGTCCGGCTCTGAGAGGCTGTGACTCTCAATTCTAGATTCTGCAATTCTCTGCTCTTACTCTGAAATTGCAAAGTTCTAAGAGTCTATCTATTTAAAGTGTTTAAGATACTGCAGTTCTAAGATTCTAgaatcattcatttctttatttcagtgtttctcagTCACTTTTTGTTGTCACTCCATtaaggagactttttaaaaatcttaatttgcTCCCCCATGAAATTTTAATGCCATAGATATACTGTAAATCTGTTTTTTGTATTATGCACATCTATGCTTTATACATAGAAGGAgtgagattttcttttctccccaaaaACAAATTTTTACCTCCTTAGGAGTGGTATGCCCATTGAGAACATATGCTATAGCTCTCTTTTTTCAcgtttaaaaactttttaattgaatgtattggggtgatgttggttaataaaatcatgtaggtttcagttgtacaattctataatatatcatccgtatattgtattgtgtgttcaccaccccacaTTTGCTATGTTTCCAACAGCCAAGAATTTTAAGGCCCTAGGATTCTAGAATGGCAAGGTTCTATTTCATGATTCTAGAATTGTCTGGGCACAAGAGAGACGTGTAAGTATGTTGACCAAAAGACAGGTTCTAGTTTGTTCACTGCAGCCTTGTTCCTGATTGCTAAAACCCAGAGCTGCCCCAATGCCCGGGAACAGGGCGTCAGGCCAATAACGGGCTGCGGGGTCACATGCTGGAACCCTCTACCCCAAGGGAAAAGAACAGGCCTCGACCGCGCGCACTGGCATGGGTGACTCTTCCCGACATCGTGTGGAGTGAGAGAAGTGAGACTCGAAAGAGAATGGACTCTATgattctatttaaataaaatggaaaatcagCAAAATGGATCTAGGCTGCTATAAATCAGGACAGTGTCATGGTGGGGAGGACTAGCGGTGAAGCGCCAAGAGGATGGTACCTAGGAGGCTGGAATGTATTTCTTGAGCTGGGTGGCGGGCGCCAGGGTGGCCTCCGCTATGCCAATCCACTGCTATGGTCTGAATATGTCCCCCCCCAACGAATGCATTGCTTGAATCCTAACCACAAAGGTGAGGATATTTTGAGTGGGGCCTTTGGGGTACAATTAGATCAAGAGGGTGGGGCCCCCAGGAATGGGATAGGTGCCCTTATGAAAGAGGCCACAGGGAGCTCCCTCGCCCCTCTGCCATGCGAGGACACAGCAGGAAGATGCTATGAACTGGGAAGAGATTCTTCACCAGAACATGAACGTGCTGGCACCCTGTcctcggacttccagcctccaggattatgagaaatacatttctttgtttataaaccacccagGGTACAGTATTTTGTTATATAAGCCAGAACAGACTAACACCCACTGAGCTGTGCATTCCTCTGTATGTAGGCTATGCTTTAATGCTGTGTTTAAAAAAAGGTTCAGgaattgtttcaaataaacacTCCTGAACCATATGCACTCAAGAGTCTGATGACTGTGATACTCTGGAAATGGCTTCAGCAAAATATACAGCCTGTGGATCAAATTTGGCCTGCTGCCTCTTtcttcaaataaagttttattggaacccaACCCTGCCCATTCACCTACAGCTGCTACACAGGCTTTCGTGCTACAGGGGCAGAGTGGAGTAGCTGCAAAAGAGACCAGCTGGTTCACAAGAAGAAAATATCTACTATATGGCCCTTTACAGAACAGGTTTGCTGGATCCCTGGTCTACAGTTACAAGTTCCAGCATGTCTTTGGTTCTGTGATCCAGAATTTGATGTTCTCCTGTTTGTAGGATTTCTGTTCCTAAGAATCTGGTTTGAGTTTAGTTTGTTTCTAGCTGTTTGAGATTCTAGAGTCATAAGATTCTGGAAGTTCCAAGTCCCTGCCTCTTCTCCTGACTTGTTCTCATACCTGTCTCCAAGAGGAGCTGTGTTCCACTGCCCTTGGCCTCCACCAACTCAGCAGTCTCCGTGGTTGTCCAGCACAAGTAGTTTCCACTGTTGTTGAGGCTCACGCAGTCCAGCTGCAGGGTGAGAATGCCAGGCGGCCACCAGAAGAGCCATCCCTGGGGCCCACGGATCTCCAGGCTGAGGTTGCTGTTGGTGACACAGGGTGGGCAGAAGGCAACACCAGCCTTGGTCCACTTGACATGAAGCTGCTCCCAGGCCTGAAGCTGCAGCACCTGACAGGTCAAGGTCACCTGTCTGTCCTTCCTCACCTGCAGCAACTTGGGCCCCTGTTGCACATTTAGCCCTGTGGCTCCTTGCAGGGCTGGGGTACAGAAGGGATAAGTGAGGCctttctcagtgtgtgtgtgtgtgtgtgtgtgtgtgttactccCCTCTCAGTGGGGTGAGGCAGCAAGAAGTCAAAAGTTTGCTGTCTGTGTGATCTTTTGCACTTCTGCTTGCTGAGGTTCAATggcctcatctgtgaaatgggtataaCTCCCTCAGCCCCTGTGAAATTTCAAGATGGATTTTATGACATACCCAGCTCTCAGCTACACAAACATCACTTTGTGTGGCCAGGCCCTGTTCTGGACACTGTAGACTTTGACACAGAGGTGACGGTCTGGGGCAGAGAGACACAGGAAGTTGTGAACTGGGAACTGTGTTAGAGGCAAGGAGCAGGGCATGGCAATGGGGGGTAAGGATGAGCTGAGAATCTGCTTATCGAGGGTGGTCAAGGATGGCCTCACcagggaggtgacatttgagcagggATCTGAATGGTAAAATGTAGCCAGTCTTGGGAAGGAAGATACGGAGGAAGAGGGGTCCATGTAGAGGGAAGAGCCTGTGAAAAGGCCCTGAGGCTGCACTGTGCTTGATGAGTTGGAGGaacagccacaccagccagggccaatttaagttttaaaaagatcacCCCAACTGCAGTGAGAACTGACTATGGGGTGAGGGGGTGTTAGAGGCAGCCAGGGCGTGAGGATCCAGGTGAGCAGTAATGGGGGCTGGACCCTGGACAGAAGTAGTCAGACTCTGAATGGATTTTGAGGGTGACCCCCAGGAGAACTGCAAGGAGAACAAAAGTAGAAGAGAAGCAAAGAAGGATGATGGTGAGAGCCAAGGTTTCAGCCTGAGACACTGTGTGAATAGCAGTGGATCGCAGTGGCTGTTGACCAAGATGCAGGACActgagaggagaggagggctgagCAGGGAAGCAGTTTGCTTTTGGCACCTTATAGATCCCCTAGAGGGGATGACTTTATGTTAAGCTCCTGACATTTGAAACACAATTGCAGCTGACATTAGAAAGACAAGATCCAAGGAAGAGTATTtcaggtggagggaacagcatgtgctaAGGCCCAGAGGTGGGATCAAGCTTGGCgtggtagaaaaaaagaaaagaaagagaagccagCAGGCTAGCCAGCGGGGAGGAGGGAATGCAGAGGGGATGATGTGGAGATGAGAGAGGCCAGTGGGGCCAGGCCCTGCAAGGCCGATATGCAGGCCATAGTTTGAATTTTATCCTGGGGCCCCCTCTGAGGACGCTGCTAGGCTCATTCAACTCTCCTAAGGTTCTGAGTATCAGAGACAGGTGGGCCCTGTTTGGCAGAGCAGAGAGCCTAAGGTTTAGAGGGGctcagtgggaggggcaggcagctggAGTGATGCACAACAGAAGGGGGTATAGGAGGGAAGGAGGCCCATGTGCTCACCACAGAACTCACCAGGCAGACCAGCACTGTGCCCAGGGACCCCATTCCTCGCCTGTCAGGCCCTCCTCTGGTGGCTGGCACCCTGCCACCTCCTCTACCCCTTCCATTCAACAGAGTTCCTGCCACAGTCTCTACCCCAGCCACAGAGGCAGGCGTGGCACCTGGGCTAGACCGTATGAGCCTGGCAGCCAGTGCTGCACAGGGCTCTGCTTCCAGCTacattttgtctcagtttcccaaaggtattttttttttaaatcttgaatgCAATAGGCATATGTGAGTGGGAATGTGTCCCAGTGAGTGGAGATCTTCCTGGAGCACTCTACATGAACACACCTGGCCTGGGGGGATACATTGGAAGGGCAGGTGATGcagccgtgggggaggggagcccaggaAGATGGAATAGCAGAATCCAGTGTtaattattttcccccaaaatgtcTTCCTTTGAGGGTCAGAGGCAATGATTTCTGCTGATGGCTTCAGCTCCCACAACAGGTGTGGAGGGTTATTCTGCCCCCATGGCCTGGTGAGAAGCTTGCCAGCTCAATTGAGGGGGTTCACAGGCTCTGGACTTCCAGCCCTGCACCTGTCACCCCCGGGGCCAGCAGcttcctggggaggagggggcagaccCCTAGGCCTCGGCTGCAGCCTGACCTCCTCTCTCGCCCAGAAGGAAATAGGTCCTGTGTTCTTTGCAGAATTGTGTTTTTATCAACCTTAGGGAGGCCCCTGGGGTGGTTCTCTGCCCACACCTTCCCAGCAAACACATACAACCTCCCAGCCTACCCCCGCCTagttctttcctctcctttgaaCTGTTTCAAATTTCATCTTCCCCCACCCTCTGATGAGGAGCGGCACTGCGGATTCCGGATAGAGTGAGTCCCAGGCCAACGCGGGAAGACGGACCTATTCCCAGTCCTGCGGATTCTGGGTGGGCAGGTAGGTTTCTGGAGGAGATCTGAGAGACCTGGGGCTTTGTGGGATGTTGGTTGTGATGTGGGCAGGGGAAGAAGGCATTGGAGGCTAAATGTCCTCTTGGGCAAAGGCCTTGGCTTTTCAGTAAATGCAAGGCTGTGAGTAGTCAGGGGCCAGAtcttgggggcaggggttgatggtAGAATTCCAATCTGAGCAGCAGTGTGGGTGATCAAGTGGGTAGACTGAGGCACCAGGAGGATTAGGACTAGTTCTAGGTCACAAGGTAGGGCCCACGGTCGAACCCAAGCATCCTGTCTCCCAGCTCCGGGGTCTTCCCAGCTCAGCCATCACTAACAAATACCAATGTCTCTTGGTACATACCAGACtcgaggggtgggagtgggggtgtccGGGTTCTCAGATACTCCAGAGcgggactacatttcccagactgcAGCGCGGGAGGCGCACCTGCGCGCTTCGGCCAGTGATGGAGCGCTGAAGGGGGGCGCGGTAGCGGCGGCGAGAGCTCGGCGGGCCATTGGCTCCCGGCAGCGGCAAAGGCAGCTCGGGGACTACAAGAGCAAGCTGGGcccgcgggccgggccgggccggacCGAGCTGGTCTTGCTGCCATGGAGGACCAGAGGGTAAGGTCAGGGCGGGGCGCAGAGGGACCCGCCTCGGGGGTACCCAAGGAGAGGGGACCAGATGATGCCGCagcgcctccccgcccccagctgctCTGCGGCGGAGGCCCCACCCCTGCCGCAACCTGGCCCAGTATAGCCCCTCAATGGGGACGCGTGCCCCCCACATTCGTCCAGGCCCCTCATCATCTTAGCCTGGGTTCAGACGCATCCCTTCCACGCCACACACCTCTGCCCAAGTGTTGTGGACCCAACCTTAACCCCATCCCCCACGCCTTCAGACAGGACTGCGGACCAGGTGTCCtggcccccgccccgcgcccgaGGGCGCCCCACCGCACAGGTGACTCCACCGACCCTGCACCTCCAGAAAACAGACCCGCCCGAGGCCTGGGTCAGAGCTACAGGCCCCAGCAGGGTCCTCCCACGCTTCCTCCTTCCCAACAGCATTCCCTCCCGGCGTCCCCTCCTCCAGACCATCCTCCTCCCCACTTACCTGGGCCTTCCAGCAGCCCTTCTCTtcagcttcctcctttctccgTGCTAATGCCTGTTCCAGGGGTCTTTCCTTCCCCAGGTTAGCCCATTATCTGCAGTCATCATTTTCCTCTGGGGTTTTCTTTCCCAGAGCCAGCCCCTCACCCCGAATTATGCTCCGTCCTCAGGATATAGGTTGAAGGCTTTGTGCTCCGGTGTAGGGTCTGTTCCTCCGTGAGAggctctctgcacctcagtttcctcttccccctcctgtaAAATGGGCATCTTCATAGCAACCACCTGGTGGGTGAAGGAAGGTAGGGCCGGAGCTTTACCCAGGGTCTGCCTCGTAGTGGGTGCCCAAGTTCAGTGGCACCCACATTTCCCTGGATCCCCAAAGATCCAAGTGGGGAGCCCCAATGGGGGAgctgggccaggctctggggcTTAGTGGCCCTGAGTGTGTGCACTtctggtgggggcaggaggctcTGCGGAAGATCATCACCACACTGGCTGTGAAGAATGAAGAGATTCAGAGTTTTATCTACTCCCTCAAGCAGATGCTGCTGAACATGGAGGTGAGGGCAGGTGGATGGGAGGGAGCGAGGGGCAGCCCTTTGAGCTAGCCTATTGCCATTGATGCCGGTGGAACTCGGGGCCCAACTGCCAtgtccaggcctcagtttccccatctgagcATGGGGTTTGGCCAATCCTGGCTGTTCAGACCTGCAACGTCTCTCCAAGGCAAACTCAGCCAAAGTGCAGGAGGACCTGGAGGCGGAGTTCCAGTCCCTGTTCTCCCTCCTGGAGGAGCTGAAGGAGGGGATGCTCATGAAGATAAAGCAGGACCGTGCCAGCCGAACCTACGAGCTGCAGGTATGTGTTTCGGGGCACTCTCCGAGATCCCTGCCCAAACACCGTCCCCACTGTGCCCCTCAGATTCAACAGAGCCCAGTTGGCCTCCTGTCTTTCTCCAAACCTGCTCCTTTTCCTGCGCGCCTTCTTGGAGATGCCTCCAACTGCCCCCAACCAGACACCCTGATGGTGTTATCTGCACCTCCTTTTGCCCTAGTCTATTGCCTGGCCATGACCCATCAACCCCCCACCCACCTGTTCTCCCTCTTAATCCCCCGTCCTATCCGCCCCCCTCCtctccactgccacagccacacccCACATCTGGTTGTTCCTCCCTCATGTCCTCACCCAACAACTCCAATTTCACAGCCCTTCCCACGGGTCCCCCAGAGCTGATGACCACCCCGCCCCATGGCTCCTGAGGAAATCTCATACTCCAAGCTGGGATCGCTGGGGCTGTGTCGAGACCTACTGGGCAACTTGCTAACATCCCGGGTCCCTTTCCCCAGGGGatgtggggccctggggctcagGTGTGGCCTGGGCATGTGAGTTTTTCAAGAAAGGATCCCCGGGTGATTCTGATGTTCTGCCAGGAGCAACACCCAacccttctccagcctccctctcccacctggagTTGGAGAAGGATGCAGTACCCTGGATCCCAAAGGCAGTGGGGAGGCCCGGGAGTGTTTGATGCGCTGGGGTGAGGTGTCTCCTCCCTCAGTGCCATGCCGCCCACAGAACCAGCTGGCTGCCTGCACTCGGGCCCTGGAGAGCTCCGAGGAGCTTCTGGAGACGGCTAACCAGACCCTGCAGGCCACAGACAGCGAGCACTTCCCTCAGGTGGGGCCTGGGAAGCCGTGCTGGTGGGGCTGCCAGACGAAATGCAGGACATCTGGTTAAACGTGCATTTCATGTCCAccacaagtgattttttttttagtaaatcaTGGCCCATGCAATATTTAGTGTAAGTATGTCCCGTCTGATCTTTGggacatacttacactaaaaaaaaaaaaaatttgtctttaatctgaaattcaaatttaacaatgaataaattttttagCATAAGTATATCCCATGCAAATGGTTAGTGTAAGTGTTTGCCGAATGCTGCATGGGACGTGTACTAAAagaattgtttattatttatctgaCACTCAAATTTAACAATGAATGTGATTTTAGTACAGTTTATCTCATGCGGTATTTAGTACAGCAGATCCTTGAATAACATTGTTTCATTCAACGTCGTGTTGCTATGACGGCGATGAAGGAACACAACCGGTGGTTCCAGGCGGGGGCGCTGTCTGTGCAGAGTTTGCGCATGCACGTTCTCCCCAGGTCTGCGTGGGTTTTCTCAGGGGACTCCGgtttcctcccacacccccaagCTGTGCACCTGAGATGAATTAGGGTGTCTACATTGTCTCAGTCTGAGTTCAATGTTTCATATTAGAAGTGTTTGGGGTccttatttagaagtttggtgatgttttttgtgaccagaaataggCTGTAGGAGTGTACCTCTTGTTTTTATCAATAAGCCTATGATAAAGTTGATTTTATTACACGTCACTTTACTTAAAGTCACAGTTCTTAAGAACCTATTGaagacattaagtgaggacttagtGTATACATGTGTTGTGAATATAGGCATGCTTGtactaaaaaaatcattgtttatctgaaatgcaAGTTCACtgggtgtcctgtatttttatttgctgacCCTCCCAGTTGTATGTTGCGGGCACTggcaggaggcgggggaggggtgggagcctATCTCTGCCCTTCTGTCCTTTCAGAACTCGGCCAAGGGTGTCTGCCCCGGTGCTGAGGGACCCTGGCAAATGGCTGCCacgctgggcctcagttttcctgtctGTACAGTGGCTTTCTAATTCAGTCCAGACAACTCTCTGAATTTTATTCTGTCCCTCTTTCTAGGCTGCCAAGCAACTCAAAGATAGGTAAGATACTGGATCTAGCCCCTAGCCTGGTGTGAAGGTGGGGACACCCAGGTGAGGGTCCCTTGGCCTAGAGCACTGGACCAAAACAAGGGGAGGGGGTCCCCCCACACCTCAGAGGACCTAGGCCTGGGCCCCCTGAGATGCCTGCCTCCAGGCTgcctccacctccttccttgCAGTGTGACCATGGCCCCCGCCTTCCGGCTGTCATTGAAAGCCAAGGTCAGCGACAACATGAGTCACCTCATGGTGGACTTTGCACAGGAGAGGAGGATGCTGCAGGCACTCAAGTTCCTGCCTGGTGAGAGGGGCACTCACCAGGGTTTCAGAGAAATGGCTGGAGAGTCTGGGAGGCCCTGAAACAAGGCCTGGAGTAGGGCTGACAGTCAGGTGTGGGAACCCCAAGAATGCCTATGGGTGGGGCAGTGAGGaagccctgcccctcctgggaGAACCCTGAAAGGCCCTACCCACCAGTGGTGGAGTTCCATGCAGGCCACGCCCCTAGTTGGTAATGAAGTATGGAAATGTTTTACCTCCAAATGGTGGAATCCTGTAAGGCCCAGCCATCTGTTGGTTGAACCCTGAAaaagctctgccccaccccccaccctttggTGGAACCCTGACAAGGCTGCACTCCCAGGCTCCAGAACTTGGAGGGGTCCCCCCATGTGGGGGATACAGAGGCGACTCCACACCCAAGGAGGTCTGTCGTGTGGACAGGGCTCAGCAAGGCCTGTCCGTGCACTATGGTGCAGGACCTTGACGCCACTCTTTCCTCTGTCTTGGTCAGTCCCCAGCGCCCCCGTGATTGACCTGGCTGAGTCCCTGGTGGCAGACAACTGTGTGACCCTAGTGTGGCGCATGCCAGAAGAGGACAGCAAGATTGACCACTATGTGCTGGAGTACCGGCGGACAAACTTCGAGGGCCCACCCCGTCTCAAGGAGGACCAGCCCTGGATGGTTGTGGAGGGCATCCGGCAGACGGAGTATACCCTGACTGGTAAGGGTGGCTCAACCTGGCTGCCAACCCCACCGTGCTGCTTAATCCCTCCTGGCTCCCATCCTCTATCAGCCAACTGGAGGTTGGTGGTTGATCCCCAGAACTCAGGGGGCGTGAGAACAGCCTGGCAGGGCTGATCACAAGTAGCAGgaagtaataataatgaaaagaatattgATGACAGCCACTGTACCATTTATGGAAGGCTCACtgtgtgctaagcattttacacaCGTGTAACAGGCAGGCTcaccaccattttacagatgagggaactaagGCAAGAGGAGAAGCTACCTTCTATCTGCATCTTGTCTCTATGCTccaggattcattcattcattcattcattcattctagttTATTGAGCGACTGCATTGTCCTAGCTGCATTGTTCCACACGCTGTCCTTGCATTAATGAGAAAGCAGCCAAAAACCCCTCCCCTCACGGAGCTGGTGCTCTGGGGCCACCCTCTCAGTATTTGGGGATTTCCTTGGTAGTTACGAAAGAGCGAAAGAACAGAAAGCTTGGGGGAATCCACCCAGCTGGTTAGGGGAAGGTCTGATGGAGCAAAGAGTTGGTCCCTGGTGAATTTCCGAAGCTATCCCGAGCCAGGGAAACCCTCAAGGGTGGGGAGAGCCTTGCTGACAAGATAACTAGCACTGCAGCTCTGAGGCTGTAATCAGCCTGTTCCTGGGCTGTAATTAGCATACATGGTTAATAATGAGTGTGCTAATTGCCGGAAAGAAAAGCCACCAGCCTGCAAAAGGGACTGAGAAGCTATTGGCTTATTCTTTGCGTGGGAATCAAAATAAACACGCCCCATTTTTCCTCAatcttttttattatggtaacatacacataacatttaccattttaaccatttttgagtgtacagttcagtggcattaagaaCATTCAGTGCTGTGCAGCCAtccccaccatccatctccagaacttccTCATCTCGCAAAACTTAATCTCTGTCTCCAGTAAACACTCGTATTTCTCTTCCCCCAGCACCTGGCTCCCACCATTGAACCACCACTTCCTATGGTTGTTACTACTATAAGTACCTCTCGTGAGTGCAGTCAGACCATGATTATCCTTTTGTGAATGGCTTACTTCATTGAACATGTCTCCCAGGTTCATTCATGTCATAGcaggtgtcagaatttccttccttctgtaaggctgagtaatagtccattgtctGTATATGTCCCAGTTTCTCTAGTAGTGGTTGCTTACACAGCTGTAGTTCATGCCAGGAAACTGACATGGCTACATTCTGCAGTGTTGATACATACTTTACCAGTTTCACATGGTAAAACCTCACCTCATttgcatgtgtgcacgtgtgtgtgtgttacccCACCTGCAATTTTATTCCACATGTGAATTCCTGTCACTACTACCACAATCAAAGTGTAGATCTCTGTCACAGGCTTTCTGGTGCCCCCTTTTTGCAGCCACACCCTCTTGCCTTTTACAGTATTCCTAGGGAGTCAGTTCTCAGGGTGGGAAGCTGATCTGTTAAAAGGTGTGCGGCGTTAAGGATACACAGTCACACCTCGCTACTcgttggcttcagaactcgtcaaaccctgtacttgttgtattttggtgagaaaaaatatgtttctgcacttggcacttgctcaggactcgtgacacttgctagaacttgtacgAGTTGGTTTCGTTACTCGTCGCCTTAGGCACTTGTCAccagttctggaatgaattagTGACAAACACCGAGGTACCACTGTGTAGGAGTGTGCTCACCTATGGAAATAACTTATGTGGTTGTTTCCCTACTCTCTCGATTGATTGGGAAGACTCATTTCATCCTCCTGGGAGCTCTGCTCAGCATGGGGAATACAATGGCTGGTTTGcagaacaggaaactgaggcatgcagTGAGTGAGTCTAGCCAGCATTCCATTATTTCAAACCAAGCCTTCTGGGTGGTAGTCTCAGCTCTGGGGCAGTAGATGGCGCTGCTGAGCAAGCCACGAATTCAGAGAAGGGAATCCAAAGAGGTGGCAGCCAAGCTGAGGCtcaaagaagggggagggggtcgGAGAACGGCCTTTAGGGCAGAGGAGCAGCCTGATGGGGGCTCAGAGGCCAGGGCGCTGAGCTTTTGTGTCTGGAACTAGTTAGGTTTGCAGAGAGAACAATACCTGCAGTGAGGAGGAAGGGGGTCTTTGCCCCAAAGGCAAGGGGACTGTGGGAGAGACTAGCGAGTGAAGGGTGTACTCAGGGCTGTTCGGGATGCCCAGAGAGGGGGCGTCCTGTGGGGGACACTCGGGGGGCAACTGGACCCGTGCCTGGTGCTAGAAGTTGGGCTATGGGTGGACAGATGGTGCCTGAGGGGCAAGAAAGAGTTAGTGAACATAGCAATATGATCAAGGGTCCAGCCTGCAAAGAAGATCAAGGAGGAGCAGCCAGAAGGGGCAGCTAGGAAAGGGCAGTGCCATGGCTGCCAAGGAAAGAGAGTTCGGGGTGGGAAAGAGTGGCCGGCTCGGAGGTCCTGCAAGATGGACACTCATGAGGCCAGCGGCGGGAGACAGAgtgaaggagcagagagagggggtGTTCCTGAGCTCTCCAAAGAGGTTCAACTTCAGGGGGAAGACAGCTTAATAGCTGCTTTT is a window of Phyllostomus discolor isolate MPI-MPIP mPhyDis1 chromosome 8, mPhyDis1.pri.v3, whole genome shotgun sequence DNA encoding:
- the TMIGD2 gene encoding transmembrane and immunoglobulin domain-containing protein 2; amino-acid sequence: MAARPARSGPARPAGPACSCSPRAAFAAAGSQWPAELSPPLPRPPSALHHWPKRAALQGATGLNVQQGPKLLQVRKDRQVTLTCQVLQLQAWEQLHVKWTKAGVAFCPPCVTNSNLSLEIRGPQGWLFWWPPGILTLQLDCVSLNNSGNYLCWTTTETAELVEAKGSGTQLLLETGMRTSQEKRQGLGPQPQPWPSHPISTGRISPGPGSSRYLRSGGFLEPERGVRTPGGREEGPSSTYIKMTGSGVLSLPGARPHAFPFLLSFPHRRASPKHRGPHKTCNQGSDGQQQLILG
- the FSD1 gene encoding fibronectin type III and SPRY domain-containing protein 1 isoform X2, translated to MEDQREALRKIITTLAVKNEEIQSFIYSLKQMLLNMEANSAKVQEDLEAEFQSLFSLLEELKEGMLMKIKQDRASRTYELQNQLAACTRALESSEELLETANQTLQATDSEHFPQAAKQLKDSVTMAPAFRLSLKAKVSDNMSHLMVDFAQERRMLQALKFLPVPSAPVIDLAESLVADNCVTLVWRMPEEDSKIDHYVLEYRRTNFEGPPRLKEDQPWMVVEGIRQTEYTLTGLKFDMKYMNFRVKACNKAVAGEFSEPVTLETPAFMFRLDASTSHQNLRVDDLSVEWDAMGGKVQDIKAREKDGKGRTASPVNSPARGTPSPKRMPSGRGGRDRFTAESYTVLGDTLIDGGEHYWEVHYEPDSKAFGVGVAYRSLGRFEQLGKTAASWCLHINNWLQASCPSTTPVPNSCCTPSRPSSHSHCCLLSQFGVAASR